Proteins co-encoded in one Flavobacterium fluviale genomic window:
- a CDS encoding cytochrome ubiquinol oxidase subunit I produces the protein MEEMLFYDRMQFAFTITFHYLFPQLTMGLSLIIVYFKWKYLKTNNEQYNHATHFWMKIFALNFAMGVVTGIPMEFQFGTNWAKFSELTGGIIGQTLAMEGMFSFFLESSFLGIFLFGEKLLGHKWHFVTGVLIMIGSWASGYLIIATHSWMQNPVGYEILENGKFVLTNFKALFLNPWLWPSYLHNQAASLVTSSFVVAGIGAFYILSQKNVSFGKLFLKTGVIFGLISSIIVAVPTGDLLAKNVVKYQPVTFAGMEGIFHTEKRGSEIVLIGQPDVKDKKLDNKIAVPNILSFLTYGNWDQEIKGLDQFEEDLHPTNISGLYYAYHIMVGLGTVFIGLMVISLFQLVRGKLFQTKWILWSLMFMMPFPYIANTTGWYTAELGRQPWLVYNLLRTSAGASPTVSSGNTLFTLLGFIGLYLLLGMLFLLLIGKIINKGPHHVELSTEKI, from the coding sequence ATGGAAGAAATGCTCTTTTATGATCGAATGCAATTTGCCTTCACCATTACTTTTCATTATCTTTTTCCACAGCTTACAATGGGTCTTTCGCTCATCATTGTTTACTTCAAATGGAAATACTTAAAAACCAATAACGAACAATACAATCACGCCACCCATTTCTGGATGAAAATCTTCGCCCTGAATTTTGCAATGGGCGTTGTCACGGGAATTCCGATGGAGTTTCAATTTGGAACCAACTGGGCAAAATTCTCTGAATTAACAGGCGGAATTATTGGTCAGACGCTCGCGATGGAAGGAATGTTTTCTTTCTTTCTCGAATCTTCATTTCTCGGAATATTTTTATTTGGAGAAAAACTCCTCGGACATAAATGGCATTTTGTAACTGGAGTATTAATCATGATTGGTTCTTGGGCAAGTGGTTATCTTATTATCGCAACACATTCCTGGATGCAGAATCCTGTTGGATATGAAATTCTGGAAAACGGAAAATTTGTACTAACCAATTTTAAAGCTTTATTTTTAAATCCTTGGCTTTGGCCTTCTTATCTGCATAATCAAGCCGCTTCTTTGGTTACAAGCTCTTTTGTTGTGGCTGGAATTGGGGCTTTTTATATTTTGAGTCAGAAGAATGTTTCTTTTGGGAAATTGTTCTTGAAAACAGGTGTAATCTTCGGATTGATTTCGAGCATAATTGTGGCAGTACCGACCGGAGATTTACTGGCAAAAAATGTGGTAAAATACCAGCCGGTAACTTTTGCAGGAATGGAAGGGATTTTTCATACCGAGAAAAGAGGTTCTGAAATTGTTTTAATTGGTCAGCCCGATGTAAAAGACAAAAAACTGGATAACAAAATTGCGGTTCCTAATATTTTGAGTTTCCTGACTTATGGAAATTGGGATCAGGAAATAAAAGGTTTAGATCAGTTTGAAGAAGATCTCCATCCAACAAATATTTCAGGATTGTATTATGCATATCATATTATGGTTGGACTTGGAACAGTTTTTATCGGTTTAATGGTAATTTCCCTTTTTCAATTGGTTAGAGGCAAATTGTTTCAAACCAAATGGATTTTATGGTCACTAATGTTCATGATGCCATTTCCCTACATCGCAAATACAACAGGCTGGTACACGGCCGAATTAGGAAGACAGCCTTGGTTGGTTTATAATTTACTGAGAACATCTGCAGGAGCTTCGCCAACGGTTTCTTCTGGAAATACTTTGTTCACATTGCTTGGATTCATAGGGTTGTATCTTTTGCTTGGAATGCTGTTTTTACTTTTAATTGGAAAAATTATCAATAAAGGACCGCATCATGTGGAACTTTCAACAGAAAAAATATAA
- a CDS encoding HD domain-containing protein translates to MNTKDLLDQIAFIKEIDKVKYIQRKTKLFNSDRCENDAEHSWHLALMAIVLAEHSDEPIDVLKVVKMVLIHDIVEIDAGDVFMYDTLKNHLNTDEERLAAARIFGLLPKKQAEEFISIWEEFEAGETNEAKFAKSMDRLEPLLQNTSNNGGTWREFDVKYDKVYEKKSVIKNGSKSLWNYAEGLINDSVEKGILKK, encoded by the coding sequence ATGAACACAAAAGACTTATTAGATCAAATTGCTTTTATAAAAGAAATTGATAAAGTAAAATACATTCAGCGTAAAACAAAGTTATTTAACAGCGACCGATGCGAAAATGACGCTGAACACAGCTGGCATTTGGCATTAATGGCAATTGTTTTAGCAGAACATTCAGATGAGCCGATTGATGTTTTGAAAGTCGTTAAAATGGTTCTCATTCATGACATTGTCGAAATTGATGCTGGTGACGTTTTCATGTACGATACGTTAAAAAATCATTTAAATACAGATGAAGAGCGATTAGCTGCTGCTAGAATCTTTGGTTTACTGCCTAAAAAACAAGCTGAAGAATTTATTAGTATTTGGGAAGAATTTGAAGCTGGCGAAACCAACGAAGCCAAATTTGCAAAATCTATGGACAGGCTAGAGCCTTTATTACAAAATACTTCTAACAATGGCGGAACTTGGAGAGAATTTGATGTGAAGTATGACAAGGTTTATGAGAAAAAGAGCGTAATTAAAAATGGTTCGAAATCATTGTGGAATTATGCCGAAGGTTTGATTAATGATAGTGTAGAAAAAGGGATTTTGAAAAAATAA
- a CDS encoding MBL fold metallo-hydrolase: MKIEQIYTGCLAQGAYYITSDGEAAIIDPLREIQPYLDRLERDAVKLKYIFETHFHADFVSGHVDLSKETGAPIVYGPNAACEFDCISAKDGQEFKIGKVTIKVLHTPGHTMESTTFLLIDENGKDHAIFSGDTLFIGDVGRPDLAQKAAGMTQDQLAGILFHSLRDKIMTLADDVIVYPAHGAGSACGKNMSKETVSTIGNQKATNYALRANMTEAEFIEEVTDGLLPPPAYFSMNVAMNKQGYESFESVLNNGMKAINVKEFEAVAEETGALILDTRSAADFSKGFIPQSINIGINGDFAPWVGTLIANVKQPIVLVTANGMEEETVTRLSRVGFDTIIGHLEGGFEAWQNAGFETDTVNRITAEQFANEVNIETDKIIDIRKETEYAAEHIDDAYSKPLAYINDWVKDINPNEHFYLHCAGGYRSMIAASILQARGFRNFSEVDGGFGAISKTNLPKSDFVCQSKVLK; this comes from the coding sequence ATGAAAATAGAACAAATTTACACCGGATGTCTAGCACAAGGTGCTTATTATATTACTTCAGATGGCGAAGCGGCCATAATTGATCCGCTTAGAGAAATACAGCCTTATTTAGATCGCTTAGAACGCGATGCAGTAAAATTGAAATACATTTTTGAAACACATTTTCACGCCGATTTCGTTTCGGGCCACGTTGATTTAAGCAAAGAAACCGGAGCTCCAATCGTTTACGGACCAAACGCAGCCTGCGAATTTGACTGCATTTCTGCAAAAGACGGACAAGAATTTAAAATCGGAAAAGTGACTATTAAAGTATTGCACACACCTGGGCATACTATGGAAAGCACCACTTTTTTATTGATTGATGAAAACGGAAAAGATCATGCAATTTTCTCTGGAGATACTTTATTCATTGGAGATGTCGGCCGTCCAGATTTAGCACAAAAAGCTGCGGGAATGACACAAGATCAATTGGCTGGAATTTTATTTCATTCTTTAAGAGATAAAATTATGACTCTAGCTGATGATGTAATTGTTTATCCTGCGCATGGTGCCGGCAGTGCCTGCGGAAAAAACATGAGTAAAGAAACTGTTTCGACAATCGGGAACCAAAAAGCAACAAATTATGCTTTGCGCGCCAATATGACCGAAGCTGAATTTATTGAAGAAGTAACGGATGGATTATTGCCTCCTCCTGCTTATTTCAGCATGAACGTTGCTATGAATAAACAAGGTTACGAAAGTTTTGAATCTGTTTTAAACAACGGAATGAAAGCTATAAATGTAAAAGAATTTGAAGCTGTTGCAGAAGAAACGGGCGCTTTAATTTTGGATACCAGAAGTGCTGCCGATTTTAGCAAAGGATTTATACCTCAGTCTATTAATATTGGAATCAACGGTGATTTTGCTCCGTGGGTTGGAACTTTAATTGCTAATGTAAAGCAGCCAATCGTATTAGTTACAGCTAATGGAATGGAAGAAGAAACCGTAACACGTTTAAGCCGTGTAGGTTTTGATACTATTATCGGGCATTTAGAAGGCGGATTTGAAGCTTGGCAAAATGCAGGTTTTGAAACAGATACCGTAAACCGAATTACAGCCGAACAATTTGCAAACGAAGTAAATATCGAGACAGATAAAATTATCGATATTCGTAAAGAAACCGAATACGCAGCCGAACATATTGATGATGCTTACAGCAAACCTTTGGCTTATATTAATGACTGGGTGAAAGATATTAATCCGAATGAGCATTTTTATCTGCATTGTGCAGGCGGTTACCGCAGTATGATTGCCGCTTCTATTTTACAGGCACGCGGATTTAGAAATTTTTCTGAAGTTGATGGCGGTTTTGGAGCCATTTCAAAAACGAATCTTCCAAAATCAGATTTTGTTTGTCAGAGTAAAGTATTGAAATAA
- a CDS encoding YeeE/YedE family protein, which yields MLEIIKEPWPWYVAGPLIGLTVPILLIIGNKSFGISSSLRHICAACIPSNISFFKYDWKKESWNLFFVFGIFLGGVIAAYFLSNPNPVSITPELSEQLAGYGITDHTGLVPSQLFSWESLLTLRGFIMIVVGGFLVGFGTRYAGGCTSGHAIMGISNLQWPSVVATICFMIGGFVMSLLILPYILSL from the coding sequence ATGTTAGAAATCATCAAAGAACCATGGCCTTGGTATGTTGCAGGTCCGTTGATTGGATTGACTGTTCCAATTTTATTAATTATCGGAAATAAATCTTTCGGGATTAGTTCTTCTCTTCGTCATATTTGCGCGGCTTGTATTCCGTCAAATATTTCGTTTTTTAAGTATGATTGGAAAAAAGAAAGCTGGAATTTATTTTTTGTTTTCGGAATATTTCTTGGCGGCGTAATCGCAGCTTACTTTTTATCGAATCCGAATCCTGTGTCGATTACTCCAGAGCTTTCAGAACAATTGGCCGGTTACGGAATTACAGATCATACTGGTCTAGTTCCTTCGCAATTATTTTCTTGGGAAAGTTTATTAACGCTTCGCGGATTTATCATGATTGTCGTAGGTGGATTTTTAGTTGGTTTCGGAACTCGTTATGCGGGCGGATGTACGAGCGGACACGCAATTATGGGAATTTCAAATTTACAATGGCCTTCAGTTGTGGCTACAATTTGTTTTATGA